From Chloroflexota bacterium, the proteins below share one genomic window:
- a CDS encoding MMPL family transporter, with protein sequence IVKHAVVVALVIITLLLLPYIALSHYSRSVDMLSQMPKGVESAKGFQLLREHFQVGELTPLYVLIESQENDIADTRSLEAISEIAQRLENVEGVSRVEYYNKGVSGQLSDFSTRMSAIADELSQGAGLDADKIAAIQAVSEYMPQFAAYYPKVILSQNFAQVEADLTEIWAIIDQINTSPPEDLPALLAKLQEQTTRLANGLESVNHWLFANYLSEDGTTARINVVLTLDPYSKEALKVVAPLREAVRTSVSATELKGSSHYTGGEAAINADIMRTNDADFGRVFGLATVGVLLVIMVLLRSLLAPLYMVGTVLLNYGATIGISTWLFIDVLNHNAVIYMVPMFIFVVLIATGADYNIFLISRIREEAHRRPIREAVIHAVANTGAVITAAGIILAGTFATLTSAPLHVVLQIGGGIAIGVLIDTFVVRALLVPSLAAIAGRWSWWPRRLSGQ encoded by the coding sequence TGATAGTGAAGCACGCCGTAGTAGTGGCATTAGTTATTATCACTCTGCTCTTGCTCCCGTATATAGCCTTGTCCCACTACTCACGATCCGTGGACATGCTCAGCCAGATGCCCAAAGGGGTCGAGTCTGCAAAGGGCTTCCAGTTGCTTCGGGAACACTTCCAGGTAGGTGAACTGACTCCCCTCTATGTTCTCATTGAATCCCAGGAAAACGATATAGCCGATACCAGATCACTGGAGGCGATCAGCGAGATCGCACAGCGGTTAGAGAACGTCGAGGGCGTCTCCAGAGTCGAATACTACAACAAAGGTGTCAGCGGACAGCTTTCCGATTTCAGTACACGGATGAGCGCCATTGCCGATGAGTTGAGTCAGGGCGCAGGACTGGACGCAGACAAGATAGCTGCCATCCAGGCAGTATCGGAATATATGCCGCAGTTTGCTGCTTATTATCCCAAAGTCATACTGAGCCAGAACTTCGCCCAAGTCGAGGCTGATCTCACCGAAATCTGGGCCATAATAGACCAGATTAACACCAGCCCGCCGGAAGACTTGCCTGCGTTATTGGCTAAGCTACAGGAGCAGACTACTAGGCTGGCAAACGGCCTGGAGAGCGTGAATCACTGGCTGTTTGCCAATTATCTCTCTGAAGATGGAACCACCGCCCGGATCAATGTGGTGCTGACGCTCGATCCCTACTCAAAGGAGGCTCTAAAGGTAGTGGCACCTCTGAGAGAAGCGGTGCGCACCAGTGTAAGCGCAACTGAACTGAAGGGATCTTCACATTACACAGGTGGGGAGGCGGCGATAAACGCTGATATTATGCGCACGAATGATGCAGACTTTGGGCGAGTGTTCGGACTAGCCACTGTGGGCGTTCTGTTAGTGATAATGGTGTTGCTACGCAGTCTGCTGGCACCTCTCTATATGGTGGGCACTGTGCTGCTTAACTATGGCGCGACGATAGGTATTTCTACCTGGCTCTTCATTGATGTACTCAACCACAATGCTGTGATCTACATGGTACCCATGTTCATCTTTGTGGTACTGATCGCTACGGGGGCGGATTACAACATCTTTCTGATCTCCCGTATTCGGGAGGAGGCCCACAGGAGGCCGATAAGGGAAGCGGTGATCCACGCCGTAGCCAACACCGGTGCTGTAATCACTGCCGCTGGCATCATCCTGGCCGGAACATTCGCCACACTAACGAGTGCTCCGCTTCATGTGGTATTGCAGATAGGAGGAGGCATCGCCATTGGGGTGTTGATCGACACCTTCGTAGTGCGGGCCCTCCTGGTGCCTTCTCTAGCTGCCATCGCTGGCCGTTGGAGTTGGTGGCCACGTCGCCTGTCTGGCCAGTAA